The proteins below are encoded in one region of Streptomyces ficellus:
- a CDS encoding M50 family metallopeptidase, which translates to MTLLLTLLGIALFAVGLLLSIAWHELGHLSTAKLFGIRVPQYMVGFGPTLWSRKKGETEYGIKAIPAGGYIRMIGMFPPGDDGRIEARSTSPFRGMIEDARSAAYEELQPGDETRLFYTRKPWKRVIVMFAGPFMNLILAVAIFLGVSMTFGYATQTTEVAGVQKCVIEQSEKRDTCAKGDPVSPAHAAGLRTGDKIVAFDGKPVDDWATLSERIRDTIGPADLTVVRDGQELTLHPTLIKNLVVQKDADGEVVADKYVAAGYLGFAAKTEILPLSFGQSVDRMGDMIENGVESIVALPTKIPDLWNAAFSDGERKADSPVGVVGAARISGEVMNLDIPTQNIIATFLTLLAGFNLSLFLFNMLPLLPLDGGHIAGALWESVRRNVAKLFRRPDPGPFDVAKLMPVAYVVAGVFICFTLLVLVADIVNPVKIS; encoded by the coding sequence ATGACACTTCTGTTGACGCTCCTCGGCATCGCGCTCTTCGCGGTCGGGCTGCTCCTCTCCATCGCCTGGCACGAGCTCGGCCACCTGTCCACGGCCAAGCTCTTCGGCATCCGCGTCCCGCAGTACATGGTGGGCTTCGGCCCCACCCTCTGGTCGCGGAAGAAGGGCGAGACGGAGTACGGCATCAAGGCCATCCCCGCCGGCGGCTACATCCGCATGATCGGGATGTTCCCGCCCGGCGACGACGGCCGCATAGAGGCCCGCTCCACCTCACCGTTCCGCGGCATGATCGAGGACGCCCGCTCGGCGGCGTACGAGGAGCTCCAGCCCGGCGACGAGACGCGGCTGTTCTACACGCGCAAGCCGTGGAAGCGCGTCATCGTCATGTTCGCCGGCCCGTTCATGAACCTGATCCTCGCCGTCGCGATCTTCCTCGGCGTCTCCATGACCTTCGGGTACGCCACCCAGACCACCGAGGTCGCCGGCGTGCAGAAGTGCGTGATCGAGCAGAGCGAGAAGCGCGACACCTGCGCCAAGGGCGACCCGGTGTCGCCGGCCCACGCCGCCGGACTGAGGACCGGCGACAAGATCGTCGCGTTCGACGGCAAGCCCGTCGACGACTGGGCCACGCTCTCCGAGCGCATCCGCGACACCATCGGCCCCGCCGACCTCACCGTCGTCCGCGACGGCCAGGAGCTGACCCTCCACCCCACCCTCATCAAGAACCTCGTGGTCCAGAAGGACGCCGACGGGGAGGTCGTCGCCGACAAGTACGTGGCGGCCGGCTACCTCGGCTTCGCCGCCAAGACGGAGATCCTGCCGCTCAGCTTCGGCCAGTCCGTGGACCGCATGGGGGACATGATCGAGAACGGCGTCGAGTCGATCGTCGCGCTCCCGACCAAGATCCCCGACCTGTGGAACGCCGCCTTCAGTGACGGTGAGCGCAAGGCGGACTCCCCGGTGGGCGTCGTCGGCGCCGCCCGGATCAGCGGCGAGGTGATGAACCTGGACATCCCCACCCAGAACATCATCGCCACGTTCCTGACCCTGCTGGCCGGCTTCAACCTCTCCCTCTTCCTGTTCAACATGCTGCCCCTGCTGCCCCTGGACGGCGGGCACATCGCGGGCGCCCTCTGGGAATCCGTACGCCGCAACGTGGCCAAGCTCTTCCGGCGCCCCGACCCGGGCCCGTTCGACGTGGCCAAGCTCATGCCGGTCGCCTACGTCGTCGCGGGCGTCTTCATCTGCTTCACCCTGCTCGTACTGGTCGCGGACATCGTCAACCCGGTAAAAATCTCGTAG
- the ispG gene encoding flavodoxin-dependent (E)-4-hydroxy-3-methylbut-2-enyl-diphosphate synthase has product MTAISLGIPSVPTKLADRRVSRKIQVGSVAVGGDAPVSVQSMTTTRTSDIGATLQQIAELTASGCQIVRVACPTQDDADALSTIARKSQIPVIADIHFQPKYVFAAIDAGCAAVRVNPGNIKQFDDKVKEIAKAAGDAGTPIRIGVNAGSLDRRLLEKYGKATPEALVESALWEASLFEEHGFRDIKISVKHNDPVVMVNAYRQLAAQCDYPLHLGVTEAGPAFQGTIKSAVAFGALLSEGIGDTIRVSLSAPPAEEVKVGIQILESLNLRQRRLEIVSCPSCGRAQVDVYKLADQVSAGLEGMEVPLRVAVMGCVVNGPGEAREADLGVASGNGKGQIFVKGEVIKTVPESKIVETLIEEALKIAEQMEKDGVTSGEPAVTVS; this is encoded by the coding sequence ATGACCGCGATTTCTCTCGGTATCCCGTCCGTTCCGACCAAGCTGGCCGACCGCCGCGTCAGCCGCAAGATCCAGGTCGGCTCGGTGGCCGTGGGCGGCGACGCGCCCGTGTCGGTGCAGTCGATGACGACGACGCGCACCTCCGACATCGGTGCCACGCTCCAGCAGATCGCCGAGCTGACCGCGTCCGGCTGCCAGATCGTCCGCGTCGCCTGCCCCACGCAGGACGACGCCGACGCCCTCTCCACGATCGCCCGCAAGTCGCAGATCCCGGTCATCGCCGACATCCACTTCCAGCCGAAGTACGTCTTCGCCGCCATCGACGCGGGCTGCGCGGCCGTCCGGGTCAACCCGGGCAACATCAAGCAGTTCGACGACAAGGTCAAGGAGATCGCCAAGGCCGCCGGCGACGCGGGCACCCCGATCCGCATCGGCGTCAACGCGGGCTCCCTCGACCGCCGCCTGCTGGAGAAGTACGGCAAGGCCACCCCCGAGGCGCTCGTCGAGTCGGCCCTCTGGGAGGCGTCCCTGTTCGAGGAGCACGGCTTCCGCGACATCAAGATCTCGGTCAAGCACAACGACCCGGTCGTCATGGTCAACGCCTACCGGCAGCTCGCCGCCCAGTGCGACTACCCGCTGCACCTCGGCGTCACCGAGGCCGGCCCGGCCTTCCAGGGCACCATCAAGTCGGCCGTCGCCTTCGGCGCCCTGCTCTCCGAGGGCATCGGCGACACCATCCGCGTCTCCCTGTCGGCCCCGCCGGCCGAGGAGGTCAAGGTCGGCATCCAGATCCTCGAATCCCTCAACCTCCGTCAGCGTCGTCTGGAGATCGTGTCCTGCCCGTCGTGCGGGCGTGCCCAGGTCGACGTCTACAAGCTGGCCGACCAGGTCAGCGCGGGCCTGGAGGGCATGGAGGTCCCGCTGCGCGTCGCGGTCATGGGCTGCGTCGTCAACGGTCCGGGTGAGGCCCGTGAGGCCGACCTCGGTGTCGCCTCGGGCAACGGCAAGGGGCAGATCTTCGTGAAGGGCGAGGTCATCAAGACCGTCCCCGAGTCCAAGATCGTCGAGACGCTGATCGAAGAGGCGCTGAAGATCGCCGAGCAGATGGAGAAGGACGGCGTGACCTCCGGCGAACCCGCCGTCACCGTCAGCTGA